A genomic stretch from Theobroma cacao cultivar B97-61/B2 chromosome 4, Criollo_cocoa_genome_V2, whole genome shotgun sequence includes:
- the LOC18603288 gene encoding uncharacterized protein LOC18603288, whose translation MQQKGELLFSGRNWRLLFRAGALSFSIPSWFLTSLPRLCRGFDEEHTTFLVEYSVIGVGITGLGSVVYELLAQLTLVCAGSCLVLSVKPTAFFAEFLLSTGLVFKGTWLLQAGLCLYTDAFVLKGCNKMVLLPGGSNADVHCELEEDGMRAVALVNLLFVVHAIGVVIAGFVVFGLLSSFRNLRFGEASGPLLAELESESILMRPSHEHEIE comes from the exons ATGCAACAGAAGGGAGAGCTGCTCTTCAGCGGCAGAAATTGGCGTCTACTCTTCAGGGCTGGCGCCCTGAGTTTTAGCATTCCTTCCTggtttttaacttcattgCCCCGATTGTGCCGTGGTTTTGATGAAGAGCATACTA CCTTTCTTGTTGAGTATTCTGTTATTGGGGTTGGGATCACGGGTCTCGGGAGTGTTGTTTATGAACTGCTGGCTCAATTGACTCTTGTTTGTGCTGGTTCTTGCTTGGTTTTGTCCGTTAAACCAACCGCCTTCTTCGCCGAGTTTTTGTTGTCCACTGGATTGGTTTTTAAAGGGACTTGGTTGTTGCAAGCTGGTTTATGTTTGTATACTGATGCATTTGTTTTAAAAGGGTGTAATAAAATGGTGCTTTTGCCTGGTGGTTCAAATGCCGATGTTCATTGTGAGCTTGAAGAGGATGGTATGAGGGCTGTGGCTTTGGTAAATCTGTTGTTTGTTGTTCATGCAATTGGGGTTGTCATTGCTGGTTTTGTAGTTTTTGGACTTTTGTCAAGTTTTAGGAATCTGAGGTTTGGGGAGGCAAGTGGTCCATTGCTGGCTGAGCTTGAATCAGAAAGTATATTGATGCGTCCAAGTCATGAACATGAGATTGAATGA